In Asanoa sp. WMMD1127, one genomic interval encodes:
- a CDS encoding PAC2 family protein, whose product MTEFDGLPELRRPVAIAAFEGWNDAADASTAAVEHLEQVWGATEIAALDPEDFYDFQVSRPTITMADGETRRIEWPTTRFLRASPAGTDRDVVLIRGIEPSMRWRTFCEQVLELCHSLEIDRVVLLGALLADVPYTRPLPISGSASDKDAAERYQLTPTRYDGPTGIVGVLHDACQRAEVEALSFWVHVPHYANNPPCPKATLALLHRVEEVLDLPVPMADLAEEAAEWEQRVRSAAEQDAELGEYVRELEERAGDAGIQPLSGDEIAQEFEKYLRRRGGSAGPTAGSW is encoded by the coding sequence ATGACCGAGTTCGACGGCCTGCCGGAGCTGCGGCGCCCGGTCGCGATCGCGGCGTTCGAAGGGTGGAACGACGCCGCCGACGCCTCGACCGCGGCCGTCGAGCATCTCGAGCAGGTGTGGGGCGCCACCGAGATCGCCGCGCTCGACCCCGAGGACTTCTACGACTTCCAGGTCAGCCGACCCACGATCACGATGGCCGACGGCGAGACCCGGCGCATCGAGTGGCCGACGACCCGGTTCCTGCGGGCCAGTCCGGCAGGCACCGACCGCGACGTGGTGCTTATCCGCGGCATCGAGCCGAGCATGCGCTGGCGCACGTTCTGCGAGCAGGTGCTCGAACTGTGCCACAGCCTCGAGATCGACCGCGTGGTGCTGCTGGGCGCGCTGCTCGCCGACGTCCCGTACACCCGGCCCCTGCCCATCAGCGGCAGCGCGTCCGACAAGGACGCCGCGGAGCGCTACCAGCTCACCCCGACGCGGTACGACGGCCCGACCGGCATCGTCGGCGTCCTCCACGACGCCTGCCAGCGCGCCGAGGTCGAGGCGCTGTCGTTCTGGGTGCACGTGCCGCACTACGCCAACAACCCGCCGTGCCCCAAGGCCACGCTCGCCCTGCTGCACCGCGTCGAAGAGGTGCTCGACCTGCCGGTGCCGATGGCCGACCTGGCCGAGGAGGCGGCGGAGTGGGAGCAGCGGGTCCGGTCGGCGGCCGAGCAGGACGCCGAGCTGGGTGAATACGTGCGCGAGCTGGAGGAGCGGGCGGGCGACGCCGGCATCCAGCCGCTGAGCGGTGACGAGATCGCCCAGGAGTTCGAGAAGTACCTGCGGCGCCGCGGTGGCTCGGCGGGTCCGACCGCTGGTTCCTGGTAG
- a CDS encoding GntR family transcriptional regulator yields the protein MQSNPGAAEVPHRQIAEQIKAQIRRGDWAAGERLPSIPALAETFGVAKQTLQRSIDQLRVEGVLITKPGSGTYVRGTKRRLNRLSRGRYGGHRGYHADLAARYRQHLTEVGRAPAPPEVADAFGVPDGTALLVRRHLVRTDDVPVEIGAAWFRVEDAAGTSLERFEGFGRPLYQEAEEALGRRYATAKDVITARQPDRDEAEILQIRGDTPVLHLLHVAFDDKHRAIEVSQATWPGPMTTLTENYKIPGPAEELPDDEPGLALG from the coding sequence ATGCAGAGCAACCCGGGTGCGGCCGAGGTGCCGCACCGCCAGATAGCCGAGCAGATCAAGGCCCAGATCCGGCGGGGCGACTGGGCCGCGGGCGAGCGGCTGCCGTCGATCCCGGCGCTGGCGGAGACGTTCGGCGTGGCCAAGCAGACGCTGCAGCGCAGCATCGACCAGCTCCGGGTCGAAGGCGTTCTGATCACCAAACCCGGCTCGGGTACGTACGTCCGCGGCACCAAACGCCGCCTCAACCGCCTGTCCCGGGGCCGCTATGGCGGGCACCGCGGCTACCACGCCGACCTGGCGGCCCGCTATCGGCAGCACCTGACCGAGGTGGGCCGGGCGCCGGCGCCGCCGGAGGTCGCCGACGCGTTCGGCGTGCCGGACGGCACCGCGCTGCTGGTGCGCCGCCACCTGGTCCGCACGGACGACGTCCCGGTGGAGATCGGCGCGGCGTGGTTCCGGGTCGAGGATGCGGCGGGCACGAGCCTGGAACGGTTCGAGGGCTTCGGCCGGCCGTTGTACCAGGAGGCCGAAGAAGCCCTCGGCCGCCGCTACGCCACCGCCAAGGACGTCATCACGGCCCGCCAACCGGACCGCGACGAGGCGGAGATCCTGCAGATCCGTGGCGACACGCCGGTCCTGCATCTGCTCCATGTGGCGTTCGACGACAAGCACCGGGCGATCGAGGTCAGCCAGGCGACCTGGCCGGGGCCGATGACGACGCTGACGGAGAACTACAAGATCCCGGGTCCGGCCGAGGAACTGCCGGACGACGAGCCCGGGTTGGCGCTGGGCTGA
- a CDS encoding cupin, producing the protein MNVIRHDQTRRAETPAGVMTTLASPTLGGATRPVWRVEMPAGSAGPVHTIDTEQIWTVLSGGAAVRLGAADPVGIATGDTLILAPDVERQLTADATKGLTAIVTSAANSTATAGVNRVRPPWTV; encoded by the coding sequence ATGAATGTCATCCGTCATGACCAGACCCGTCGCGCCGAGACGCCGGCCGGAGTGATGACCACCCTGGCTTCGCCGACGCTCGGCGGCGCCACGCGGCCGGTCTGGCGGGTCGAGATGCCGGCCGGCAGCGCGGGCCCGGTGCACACGATCGACACGGAGCAGATCTGGACGGTCCTGTCCGGCGGCGCGGCGGTCCGCCTCGGCGCCGCCGACCCGGTCGGGATCGCCACGGGCGACACGCTGATCCTGGCGCCGGACGTGGAACGCCAGCTCACGGCAGACGCCACCAAGGGCCTGACCGCGATCGTCACCAGCGCCGCCAACAGCACGGCGACCGCGGGCGTCAACCGCGTGCGACCGCCCTGGACCGTCTGA
- a CDS encoding MarR family transcriptional regulator — protein sequence MSTEAGYLLPLRLFVGFRQLIDGVHAELAREGHPDLRPLHGFVFQAIGLEGTTAVELGRRLGVSKQAAGKTLDGLERQGYVRRDTDPTDARRKLVRLTDRGVEVLTRSAEIFDELRTEWAVRIGPDRLRQLEADLVTVTGAEAFRLDVPGWFGS from the coding sequence GTGTCAACCGAGGCCGGCTACCTGCTGCCGTTGCGGCTCTTCGTGGGCTTCCGGCAGCTCATCGACGGCGTGCACGCCGAACTGGCCCGCGAGGGGCATCCGGACCTGCGGCCGCTGCACGGCTTCGTCTTCCAGGCGATCGGCCTCGAAGGCACGACGGCGGTCGAGCTCGGCCGCCGGCTCGGCGTGTCGAAGCAGGCGGCCGGCAAGACGCTCGACGGCCTGGAACGCCAGGGCTACGTGCGGCGCGACACCGACCCCACCGACGCCCGCCGCAAACTGGTTCGCCTCACCGACCGCGGCGTCGAGGTGCTGACCCGATCGGCGGAGATCTTCGACGAGCTACGCACCGAGTGGGCGGTCCGCATCGGCCCGGACCGCCTCCGCCAGCTGGAAGCCGACCTCGTCACCGTCACCGGCGCCGAGGCCTTCCGCCTCGACGTCCCGGGCTGGTTCGGCTCCTGA
- a CDS encoding aldo/keto reductase: MQQRPLGRSGLAVSRLALGTMTWGADTDTDDAAAQLKGFVDAGGNLVDTADVYGDGEAEAVIGSLLGTLISRDDLIIATKGGLRPGPGRRRDGSRGHLLNSLDASLRRLGTDHVDLWQVHGYDETTPLEETLAALDYAVLSGRVRYAGVSNFAGWQTARAAAWQQALPGRTPVVATQVEYSLLERGIEREVLPACAALGLGVLAWSPLGRGVLTGKYRHGRPADSRAASPHFGPFVATYLDSRSSAIVEAVATAAGGLGVSPLEVALAWVRDRPGVVAPVLGARTVGQLLGALKVEEMSLPAEIETALDDVSAIPIGYPERDS; the protein is encoded by the coding sequence ATGCAGCAGCGACCGCTAGGCCGTAGCGGGCTCGCGGTCTCCCGGCTCGCGCTCGGCACCATGACGTGGGGTGCCGACACCGACACCGACGACGCGGCGGCCCAGCTCAAGGGCTTCGTCGACGCGGGCGGCAACCTCGTCGACACGGCTGACGTCTACGGCGACGGCGAGGCCGAGGCCGTCATCGGCTCGCTGCTGGGCACGTTGATCTCCCGCGACGACCTGATCATCGCGACCAAGGGCGGCCTGCGACCCGGGCCGGGACGGCGTCGCGACGGGTCGCGCGGGCACCTGCTGAACTCGCTGGACGCCTCGCTGCGCCGGCTCGGCACGGACCATGTCGATCTTTGGCAGGTCCACGGGTACGACGAGACGACGCCGCTCGAGGAAACCCTGGCCGCTCTGGACTATGCGGTGCTGAGCGGCCGGGTGCGCTATGCGGGGGTCTCGAACTTCGCGGGCTGGCAGACGGCGCGCGCCGCGGCCTGGCAGCAGGCCCTGCCGGGGCGGACGCCGGTGGTGGCGACGCAGGTGGAGTACTCGCTGCTGGAGCGGGGGATCGAGCGGGAGGTCCTGCCCGCGTGTGCTGCCCTTGGTCTCGGGGTGCTGGCCTGGTCGCCGCTGGGGCGTGGGGTGCTGACGGGGAAGTACCGCCACGGTCGGCCGGCCGACTCGCGGGCGGCGTCGCCGCACTTCGGGCCGTTTGTCGCGACTTATCTCGATTCGCGATCCTCGGCGATCGTGGAGGCCGTGGCCACCGCGGCCGGGGGCCTCGGCGTGTCGCCGTTGGAGGTGGCGCTGGCCTGGGTCCGCGACCGTCCGGGGGTCGTGGCGCCGGTCCTCGGGGCCCGCACCGTCGGCCAGCTGTTGGGCGCCCTGAAGGTCGAGGAGATGAGCCTCCCGGCCGAGATCGAAACGGCCCTGGACGACGTGAGCGCGATCCCGATCGGCTACCCGGAACGCGACTCCTGA
- a CDS encoding LLM class F420-dependent oxidoreductase, producing MKLGLNLGYQTAWSSPATDLAMAQEAERLGYTVVWAAEAYGSDSPSTLAWLAGQTSTIDLGAAVMQIPARTPAATAMTATTIDNLSGGRFRLGLGVSGPQVSEGWHGVRFGKPLARTREYVDIVKLAVGRKPVEYAGEHYTLPLPDGPGKTLRLGFHPPREHIPIYLAAVGPKNLELAGEIADGWLAVFYSPEFAAEQHASVKAGREKAGLTPDGFDIVPSVPVVIGEDVANAAELVRWYAALYVGGMGSRKQNFYNDLAIRMGYADAARTVQDLYLDKRQRDAAAAVPLEFIDRTSLLGTKDRIAERMRAYAESGVTTLSVNPFVADAETGVRTLRTVAEALDKSGVGE from the coding sequence GTGAAACTCGGACTCAACCTCGGCTACCAGACTGCCTGGAGCTCGCCGGCGACCGATCTGGCGATGGCGCAGGAGGCGGAGCGGCTGGGCTACACGGTCGTGTGGGCGGCGGAGGCGTACGGCTCCGACTCGCCCTCGACCCTCGCCTGGCTCGCCGGCCAGACGTCGACCATCGACCTCGGCGCGGCGGTCATGCAGATCCCCGCCCGCACGCCGGCCGCCACCGCGATGACGGCGACCACGATCGACAACCTGTCCGGCGGCCGCTTCCGGCTGGGCCTGGGCGTGTCGGGTCCGCAGGTCTCCGAGGGCTGGCACGGCGTCCGGTTCGGCAAGCCACTGGCCCGCACCCGGGAGTACGTCGACATCGTCAAGCTGGCCGTCGGCCGCAAGCCGGTCGAGTACGCCGGCGAGCACTACACCCTCCCGCTCCCCGACGGCCCGGGCAAGACGCTGCGCCTCGGCTTCCACCCGCCGCGCGAGCACATCCCGATCTACCTCGCCGCCGTCGGCCCCAAGAACCTCGAGCTGGCCGGCGAGATCGCCGACGGCTGGCTGGCCGTCTTCTACTCCCCCGAGTTCGCCGCCGAGCAGCACGCCAGCGTCAAGGCCGGCCGCGAGAAGGCCGGCCTGACGCCCGACGGCTTCGACATCGTGCCCAGCGTCCCGGTGGTCATCGGCGAGGACGTGGCCAACGCCGCCGAGCTCGTCCGCTGGTACGCGGCCCTCTACGTCGGCGGCATGGGCAGCCGCAAGCAGAACTTCTACAACGACCTCGCGATCCGCATGGGGTACGCCGACGCGGCCAGGACGGTGCAGGACCTCTACCTCGACAAGCGCCAGCGGGACGCGGCGGCCGCCGTACCCCTGGAGTTCATCGACCGCACCTCGCTGCTCGGCACGAAGGACCGGATCGCCGAGCGGATGCGGGCGTACGCCGAATCGGGTGTCACCACCCTGTCGGTGAACCCGTTCGTGGCGGACGCGGAAACGGGCGTGCGGACGTTGCGTACGGTGGCTGAGGCGCTGGACAAGTCGGGGGTCGGGGAATGA
- a CDS encoding undecaprenyl-diphosphate phosphatase, whose protein sequence is MTWTEAIVLGIVQGLTEFLPISSSGHMRITSALFFGQDAGASFTAVTQLGTEAAVLLYFAKDIWRISKTWVVGIWDKSARKEFDYKMAWYVIIGSIPIGIIGFAFKDQIRTAARNLWLVSIVLIAFSFVLAFAEYFGRQARNLERFKMPDAVTMGLAQALALIPGVSRSGGTASAGLFLGLTREAALRFSFLLAIPAVVMSGVFSLPDVFDKSGGGLVPSGAQMIVATIIAFGLGYASIAWLLKYVSAHTFYPFVLYRVAVGSIVLALLINGTISAT, encoded by the coding sequence ATGACGTGGACCGAGGCGATCGTGCTCGGCATCGTGCAGGGGCTCACCGAGTTCCTGCCGATCAGCTCGTCCGGGCACATGCGGATCACCTCGGCGCTGTTCTTCGGTCAGGACGCCGGCGCCTCGTTCACCGCGGTCACGCAGCTGGGCACCGAGGCCGCCGTGCTTCTCTACTTCGCCAAGGACATCTGGCGAATATCCAAGACCTGGGTCGTCGGCATCTGGGACAAGTCGGCGCGCAAGGAGTTCGACTACAAGATGGCGTGGTACGTCATCATCGGCTCGATCCCGATCGGCATCATCGGCTTCGCGTTCAAGGACCAGATCCGCACCGCCGCCCGCAACCTCTGGCTGGTGTCGATCGTCCTCATCGCCTTCTCGTTCGTCCTCGCGTTCGCTGAGTACTTCGGACGGCAGGCCCGCAACCTCGAACGCTTCAAGATGCCCGACGCGGTGACGATGGGCCTGGCCCAGGCGCTGGCGTTGATCCCCGGCGTGTCCCGTTCGGGCGGCACCGCGAGCGCGGGCCTGTTCCTCGGCCTGACCCGCGAGGCGGCGCTGAGATTCTCGTTCCTCCTGGCCATTCCCGCCGTGGTGATGTCGGGCGTGTTCAGCCTCCCCGACGTGTTCGACAAGAGCGGCGGCGGTCTCGTGCCCTCCGGCGCCCAGATGATCGTCGCCACCATCATCGCGTTCGGCCTCGGCTACGCCTCGATCGCCTGGCTGCTCAAGTACGTGTCGGCACACACGTTCTACCCGTTCGTGCTCTACCGGGTCGCGGTCGGGTCGATCGTCCTCGCGCTGCTGATCAACGGCACCATCTCCGCGACGTAG
- a CDS encoding histidine phosphatase family protein has translation MATLLLLRHGRTTANADGGLAGRQPVELDDTGRAQAVAVGARLRGLPLAMVVSSPLIRCRQTLELALPDTVPSVEDGLIECGYGEWEGQPLKKLAKDPLWPVVQLHPSAAVFPGGEAMAAMSARAVGAVRRWDRVVNETQGPDALWLACTHGDIIKAIVADALGLHLDQFQRIVADPASVTVIRYTPTRPFLMRLNDTGGELASLVPPKRRRRPRKSAATSSDAVVGGGAGAA, from the coding sequence GTGGCGACCCTTCTGCTCCTGCGGCACGGCCGCACGACCGCCAACGCCGACGGTGGGCTCGCCGGCCGGCAGCCCGTCGAGCTCGACGACACCGGTCGCGCCCAGGCGGTCGCGGTCGGCGCGCGGCTGCGCGGCCTGCCGCTCGCGATGGTGGTGAGCAGCCCGCTGATCCGCTGCCGGCAGACGCTGGAGCTCGCGCTGCCCGACACGGTGCCCAGCGTGGAGGACGGCCTCATCGAGTGCGGCTACGGCGAGTGGGAGGGCCAGCCGCTCAAGAAGCTGGCCAAGGATCCGCTGTGGCCGGTCGTCCAGCTGCACCCGTCGGCCGCGGTGTTCCCCGGCGGCGAGGCGATGGCGGCGATGTCGGCCCGGGCGGTCGGTGCGGTGCGCCGCTGGGACCGGGTCGTCAACGAGACACAGGGGCCGGACGCGCTGTGGCTCGCCTGCACGCACGGCGACATCATCAAGGCCATCGTGGCCGACGCGCTCGGCCTGCACCTCGACCAGTTCCAGCGGATCGTCGCCGACCCGGCGTCGGTGACCGTGATCCGTTACACACCCACCCGCCCGTTCCTGATGCGCCTCAACGACACCGGCGGCGAGCTGGCCTCGCTGGTGCCGCCGAAACGCCGCCGCCGGCCGCGCAAGAGCGCCGCGACCTCGTCGGACGCGGTCGTCGGCGGAGGCGCCGGGGCGGCGTGA
- a CDS encoding DUF3090 domain-containing protein, with product MTHQVHAFEPPERFVAGTVGPPGERSFFLQARGGGRVVSVALEKVQVALLAEKLEELLTEAARRFGVDLELPPEEPTTSSDNEPLESPVDEEFRVGTLGLAFDVDTATVVIEAIAAGEGELDVEDAEAEAVEEDEDDDDEPDDDLDRLRVRLTPQATREFISRARRVVAAGRPPCPLCGQPLDPRGHLCPRHNGYHR from the coding sequence ATGACCCACCAGGTGCACGCGTTCGAGCCGCCGGAGCGGTTCGTGGCTGGAACCGTGGGACCACCCGGCGAGCGCAGCTTCTTCCTGCAGGCGCGCGGTGGCGGCCGCGTGGTCAGCGTCGCGCTCGAGAAGGTGCAGGTCGCCCTCCTGGCCGAGAAGCTCGAGGAACTGCTCACCGAGGCGGCCCGCCGGTTCGGCGTCGACCTCGAGCTGCCGCCCGAGGAGCCGACCACCTCCAGCGACAACGAGCCGCTGGAGAGCCCCGTCGACGAGGAGTTCCGGGTCGGCACGCTGGGCCTGGCGTTCGACGTCGACACCGCGACCGTGGTGATAGAGGCGATCGCGGCCGGCGAAGGCGAGCTTGACGTCGAGGACGCCGAGGCCGAGGCCGTCGAGGAAGACGAAGACGACGATGACGAGCCCGACGACGACCTCGACCGGCTCCGCGTGCGGCTGACGCCACAGGCCACCCGCGAGTTCATCAGCCGCGCCCGGCGTGTGGTGGCCGCCGGCCGCCCGCCCTGCCCGCTCTGTGGCCAGCCGCTCGACCCCCGCGGGCATCTCTGCCCGCGCCACAATGGCTATCACCGGTGA
- a CDS encoding SCO1664 family protein gives MDAPTRLPEPDALTLLRSGELELEGRLVDASNTTLRAFVSLDGVTARCVYKPISGERPLWDFPDGTLAGREVSAYLVSAATGWDLVPPTLLRDEGPLGPGMCQLWIDEPEGAQPLVDFVPARQLPTGWKRIASARDEDGNPYSLAHADDPRLARLAVLDIVINNADRKGGHVLIGPDDRVYGVDHGVTFNVEPKLRTVLWGWTGAVLPDEAVDVLGRLTSELRGALGTALRAHLTGHEVGRLRGRVRRLLENASFPEPGTDWPSVPWPPM, from the coding sequence GTGGACGCTCCGACCCGGCTTCCCGAGCCAGACGCACTGACCCTGCTGCGCTCGGGCGAGCTCGAGCTCGAGGGCCGGCTGGTCGACGCCTCCAACACCACGCTGCGGGCGTTCGTGTCGCTCGACGGGGTCACCGCGCGCTGCGTCTACAAGCCGATCAGCGGCGAGCGGCCGCTGTGGGACTTCCCCGACGGCACGCTGGCCGGCCGGGAGGTCAGCGCCTACCTGGTGTCGGCGGCCACCGGCTGGGACCTGGTCCCGCCGACGCTGCTGCGCGACGAGGGGCCGCTGGGGCCGGGCATGTGCCAGCTCTGGATCGACGAGCCCGAGGGCGCGCAGCCGCTGGTCGACTTCGTGCCGGCCCGGCAGCTGCCGACCGGCTGGAAGCGGATCGCCTCGGCCCGCGACGAGGACGGCAACCCCTACTCGCTGGCCCACGCCGACGACCCGCGCCTGGCCCGCCTGGCGGTCCTGGACATAGTGATCAACAACGCGGACCGCAAGGGCGGCCACGTGCTGATCGGCCCCGACGACCGCGTCTACGGCGTCGACCACGGCGTGACGTTCAACGTCGAGCCCAAGCTGCGTACGGTGCTCTGGGGCTGGACCGGCGCCGTGCTGCCCGACGAGGCGGTCGACGTGCTGGGGCGACTGACGTCCGAGCTGCGCGGCGCGCTCGGCACCGCGCTGCGGGCGCACCTGACGGGCCACGAGGTCGGCCGGCTGCGGGGCCGGGTGCGCCGGCTGCTCGAGAACGCGAGCTTCCCGGAGCCGGGCACCGACTGGCCGTCGGTGCCCTGGCCTCCGATGTGA
- the mshC gene encoding cysteine--1-D-myo-inosityl 2-amino-2-deoxy-alpha-D-glucopyranoside ligase: MQSWTGHDVPRLPGVGQPLVLFDSARQGAHPTDPDRETGATMYVCGITPYDATHLGHAATMITFDLVQRAWLDAGVPVRYVQNVTDIDDPLLERAERDGEDWVVLAMRETALFREDMEALRMIPPAHYVGAVESIPAIVDRVVELLNDGAAYTLDDGTGDVYFDISTTPNFGYESNLSRDEMLVLAAERGGDPERKGKRDPLDPLLWRGARDGEPAWPGGPLGPGRPGWHIECAVIALGLLGDTIDVQGGGNDLLFPHHECSAAHAERLTGKAPFGAHYVHAGMIGLDGEKMSKSRGNLVFVSRLRADHVDPMALRLGLIADHYRGDRTWTDDLLKTAEDRLARWRAAAAATAGPSGADLLAGVRSRVADDLDTPGALALVDAWADATLAGAGDDPDAPKLMAKTVDALLGITLKPTAL, encoded by the coding sequence ATGCAGTCTTGGACCGGGCACGATGTGCCGCGGCTACCGGGTGTCGGTCAGCCTCTCGTGTTGTTCGACTCGGCGCGGCAGGGCGCCCATCCCACGGACCCGGACCGGGAGACCGGGGCCACGATGTACGTCTGCGGCATCACCCCCTACGACGCCACCCACCTCGGTCACGCCGCCACCATGATCACCTTCGATCTGGTGCAGCGGGCCTGGCTCGACGCCGGCGTTCCTGTCCGATATGTCCAGAACGTGACCGACATCGACGATCCGCTCCTCGAGCGGGCCGAGCGCGACGGCGAGGACTGGGTCGTGCTCGCGATGCGGGAGACCGCCCTCTTCCGCGAGGACATGGAAGCCCTCCGGATGATTCCTCCGGCGCATTACGTCGGCGCCGTCGAGTCGATTCCCGCCATCGTCGACCGGGTCGTCGAGCTGCTCAACGACGGCGCGGCCTACACGCTCGACGACGGCACCGGCGACGTCTACTTCGACATCTCGACCACGCCGAACTTCGGGTACGAGTCCAACCTCAGCCGCGACGAGATGCTCGTGCTCGCGGCCGAGCGCGGCGGCGACCCCGAGCGCAAAGGCAAGCGCGACCCGCTCGACCCCCTGCTCTGGCGCGGCGCCCGCGACGGCGAGCCCGCCTGGCCTGGTGGGCCGCTCGGGCCGGGGCGCCCCGGCTGGCACATCGAGTGCGCGGTGATCGCGCTCGGCCTGCTCGGCGACACGATCGACGTGCAGGGCGGCGGCAACGACCTGCTCTTCCCGCACCACGAGTGCTCCGCCGCGCACGCCGAGCGGCTGACGGGCAAGGCGCCGTTCGGGGCCCACTACGTGCACGCCGGCATGATCGGGCTCGACGGCGAGAAGATGTCGAAGTCGCGGGGCAACCTGGTCTTCGTCTCCCGCCTGCGCGCCGACCATGTCGACCCGATGGCCCTGCGCCTCGGTCTGATCGCCGACCACTACCGCGGCGACCGCACCTGGACCGACGACCTGCTCAAGACCGCCGAGGACCGGCTGGCCCGCTGGCGTGCGGCCGCCGCCGCCACCGCCGGGCCGTCGGGGGCTGACCTGCTCGCGGGGGTACGCAGCCGCGTCGCCGACGACCTCGACACCCCGGGCGCGCTGGCCCTGGTCGACGCCTGGGCCGACGCCACCCTCGCCGGTGCCGGCGACGACCCGGACGCCCCGAAGCTCATGGCCAAGACGGTCGACGCCCTCCTCGGCATCACCCTCAAGCCGACCGCGCTCTAG
- a CDS encoding DUF5703 family protein: protein MDYEYAPLRLPPNVDRSTAEAQLAIQAEFSGWELARVRLFRDGTRQVMLRRRLVNKTQPGLSY from the coding sequence ATGGACTACGAATACGCGCCCCTGCGGTTACCACCGAATGTCGACCGGTCGACCGCGGAGGCGCAGCTCGCGATCCAGGCGGAGTTCTCCGGCTGGGAGCTGGCCCGGGTGCGTTTGTTCCGGGACGGCACGCGGCAGGTCATGCTGCGGCGCCGCCTCGTCAACAAGACGCAGCCGGGCCTTAGCTATTAG
- a CDS encoding M20/M25/M40 family metallo-hydrolase: MTSPGPSSPASADEVVDLCRDLIRIDTTNTGDNATSAGERVAAEYVAEKLAEVGVDSEIRESAPGRASLIARIPGTDPSRGALLVHGHLDVVPADPGEWSVDPFGGEIRDGYLWGRGAVDMKDFDAMVLAVIRDWQRTGVRPPRDLVLAFTADEEAGGDYGAHFLVDNHADLLEGCTEAIGEVGGFSFTVSEDLRLYLIETAEKGIQWLRVTAHGRPGHGSMIHDDNAITALAEAVARVGRHRFPLVLTDTARTFLAEVSALLGIEFDPADPEATIAKLGPIAGFVGATVRNTANPTRLDAGYKENVVPSRATATIDCRTLPGQSESFLAELREILGPDIEIAHVQRQPAVETTFDGALVEAMSAALRAFDPGARAVPYMLSGGTDAKAWQRLGIRCFGFAPLRLPPDLNFANLFHGIDERVPVEGLRFGARVLDRFLRTC; this comes from the coding sequence ATGACCAGCCCCGGCCCCTCCAGCCCCGCCAGCGCCGACGAGGTCGTCGACCTGTGCCGTGACCTGATCCGGATCGACACGACCAACACCGGCGACAACGCGACCTCGGCCGGCGAGCGGGTGGCCGCCGAATACGTCGCGGAGAAGCTGGCCGAGGTGGGTGTCGACAGCGAGATCCGCGAGTCGGCGCCGGGCCGGGCGAGCCTGATCGCGCGCATCCCGGGCACCGACCCGTCCCGCGGTGCGTTGCTGGTCCACGGCCACCTCGACGTGGTGCCGGCCGACCCGGGGGAGTGGTCCGTCGACCCGTTCGGGGGTGAGATCCGCGACGGCTACCTGTGGGGCCGCGGCGCGGTCGACATGAAGGACTTCGACGCGATGGTGCTCGCGGTGATCCGCGACTGGCAGCGCACCGGCGTGCGCCCGCCGCGCGACCTCGTGCTCGCGTTCACCGCCGACGAGGAGGCCGGCGGCGACTACGGCGCCCACTTCCTCGTCGACAACCACGCCGACCTGCTCGAGGGCTGCACCGAGGCGATCGGCGAGGTCGGCGGTTTCTCGTTCACGGTCTCCGAGGACCTGCGGCTCTACCTGATCGAGACGGCCGAGAAAGGCATCCAGTGGCTGCGGGTCACGGCGCACGGCCGGCCCGGGCACGGCTCGATGATCCACGACGACAACGCGATCACGGCGCTGGCCGAGGCGGTGGCCCGGGTCGGGCGGCACCGGTTCCCGCTGGTCCTCACCGACACGGCGCGCACCTTCCTGGCCGAGGTGTCGGCGCTGCTGGGGATCGAGTTCGACCCCGCCGATCCCGAGGCGACGATCGCCAAGCTCGGGCCGATCGCCGGGTTCGTCGGCGCCACGGTGCGCAACACGGCCAACCCGACCCGGCTCGACGCCGGCTACAAGGAAAACGTGGTGCCCAGCCGGGCCACGGCCACGATCGACTGTCGTACGCTGCCGGGCCAGTCCGAGTCGTTCCTCGCCGAGCTGCGGGAGATCCTCGGCCCCGACATCGAGATCGCCCACGTGCAGCGCCAGCCGGCCGTCGAGACCACCTTCGACGGCGCCCTGGTCGAGGCGATGTCCGCGGCGCTGCGGGCTTTCGACCCGGGCGCTCGGGCCGTGCCCTACATGCTCTCCGGCGGCACCGACGCCAAGGCGTGGCAGCGACTGGGCATCCGGTGCTTCGGCTTCGCGCCGCTGCGGCTCCCACCGGACCTGAACTTCGCCAACCTTTTCCACGGCATCGACGAGCGGGTGCCGGTCGAGGGCCTACGCTTCGGCGCGCGGGTGCTCGACCGCTTCCTGCGTACCTGCTGA